A genomic window from Pseudocitrobacter corydidari includes:
- a CDS encoding MFS transporter yields MKTRKIGLANYLAYGSGDFLGAGTTALTAAWLLYFYTTFCGLTPIEATFIFATARVLDAVVSPLMGFLTDNFGSTWLGKRFGRRKFFILLGIPCVFSYSFMWVGDMGFWYYLLTYLIFDIVYTMILVPYETLVPEMTDDFKQKTKFSGARISMAQMSAILASFLPGILLTTFGKDNAISFFYASLVFSVLCAMMLTFVWFFTWERPREEWTEAALRAEEEKKHLTFAQSMSRLITELTSTLRIKIFRQHLGMYLGGYIAQDVFNAVFTYYVVFVLMQEASMASNLLGTMAIFQFIAVIAMIPLCIRFGPAPSYRMVVVLFGLGSLSYAMLYYAGMSDVYSLLLLISAIAGLGRGGINYVPWNTYTYISDVDEVITGQRREGIFAGIMTLTRKASQAGAVMMVGIIMQMSGFVSGQKVQPPEVSHTILMILSFGTILVLACGFLVSLRFKLNLKTHSVLREETAKMRESGRAMPESITPAARATVEMLAGMPYESLWGNNNIGYLNRNKPAAPSLKQGVTLNSTYHRG; encoded by the coding sequence ATGAAAACACGAAAAATAGGTTTGGCTAATTACCTTGCTTACGGGTCAGGGGATTTTCTCGGCGCAGGCACTACTGCGTTAACCGCAGCCTGGCTGCTCTACTTCTACACTACCTTCTGCGGCTTAACGCCGATTGAAGCCACGTTTATTTTTGCGACGGCACGCGTACTTGATGCCGTTGTCAGCCCGCTGATGGGCTTCTTAACCGATAATTTTGGTTCGACCTGGCTTGGTAAACGCTTTGGCCGCCGTAAGTTCTTTATTCTGCTCGGCATTCCCTGCGTCTTCAGCTACTCCTTCATGTGGGTCGGAGACATGGGCTTCTGGTATTACCTACTGACGTATCTGATCTTCGATATCGTCTACACCATGATTCTGGTGCCGTATGAAACACTGGTGCCGGAAATGACCGACGACTTCAAACAAAAAACCAAGTTCTCCGGCGCGCGTATTTCTATGGCGCAGATGTCGGCGATTCTGGCCTCTTTCCTGCCAGGTATTCTGTTGACAACCTTCGGTAAAGACAACGCCATCTCCTTCTTCTACGCAAGTCTGGTCTTCTCGGTGCTGTGCGCGATGATGCTGACCTTTGTCTGGTTCTTCACCTGGGAGCGCCCGCGTGAGGAGTGGACGGAAGCGGCCCTGCGTGCGGAAGAAGAGAAAAAGCACCTGACGTTTGCGCAGAGCATGAGCCGTTTGATTACCGAACTGACCTCCACGCTGCGGATTAAAATTTTCCGCCAACACCTTGGGATGTACCTCGGTGGCTATATCGCGCAGGACGTCTTTAACGCGGTGTTTACCTACTACGTGGTCTTCGTGCTAATGCAGGAAGCCTCTATGGCCTCTAATCTGCTGGGCACCATGGCCATCTTCCAGTTTATTGCGGTTATCGCCATGATCCCGCTGTGCATCCGCTTCGGGCCCGCGCCGTCTTACCGCATGGTGGTGGTACTGTTTGGCCTCGGTTCACTCTCCTACGCGATGCTTTATTACGCGGGCATGAGCGATGTCTATTCCCTGTTGCTGCTGATTTCAGCCATCGCCGGTCTGGGGCGCGGCGGTATCAACTATGTACCGTGGAACACTTACACCTACATTTCTGACGTTGATGAAGTGATTACCGGTCAGCGCCGTGAAGGTATCTTTGCGGGCATCATGACCCTGACGCGTAAAGCATCTCAGGCGGGCGCGGTGATGATGGTGGGGATCATCATGCAGATGTCGGGTTTCGTCTCCGGGCAAAAAGTTCAGCCGCCGGAAGTGAGCCACACCATCCTGATGATCCTAAGTTTCGGCACCATTCTGGTACTGGCCTGCGGCTTCCTGGTCTCCCTGCGTTTCAAACTGAATCTGAAAACGCACAGTGTACTGCGTGAAGAGACCGCGAAGATGCGTGAGTCTGGACGCGCGATGCCGGAAAGCATCACTCCGGCTGCCCGTGCCACGGTCGAAATGCTGGCAGGGATGCCGTATGAATCCCTGTGGGGCAACAACAATATTGGTTATCTGAATCGTAACAAACCTGCTGCGCCATCGCTTAAGCAGGGTGTCACATTGAATTCGACTTATCACAGAGGTTAA
- the flhE gene encoding flagellar protein FlhE: protein MMKYLLLLCFPLTVHAAGEGAWQASRAGMTLNYRGEAASSLPLSATGPVTGKMTLVAWRYELIGPTPAGLQTRLCSSVRCVELDGQSGTTRAFSSLSAGESLRFIWQVPGGGRLVPALKIRRYEVITNYR, encoded by the coding sequence ATGATGAAGTATTTGCTGTTATTGTGTTTTCCCCTCACCGTCCACGCGGCGGGAGAGGGCGCCTGGCAGGCCAGCCGCGCGGGAATGACGCTGAATTATCGCGGTGAGGCGGCATCATCTTTGCCGCTGAGCGCGACTGGGCCGGTGACGGGTAAAATGACGCTGGTGGCGTGGCGCTACGAGCTTATCGGCCCGACGCCCGCCGGGTTACAAACACGTTTATGTTCCTCTGTACGCTGTGTTGAGCTGGACGGACAGAGCGGAACGACGCGCGCGTTCAGTAGCCTATCCGCCGGGGAATCACTGCGTTTTATCTGGCAAGTGCCGGGGGGCGGCAGGCTGGTTCCGGCGTTGAAGATCCGCCGTTATGAGGTGATTACCAATTACCGCTAG